A genome region from Arachis duranensis cultivar V14167 chromosome 8, aradu.V14167.gnm2.J7QH, whole genome shotgun sequence includes the following:
- the LOC107462554 gene encoding DNA-directed RNA polymerase V subunit 7, with product MFLKVQLAWNVIIAAENAQPESLMLQRAIIIRLLSDFAAKKASKDLGYFLAVTVLERIGEGKVRQHTGDVLFPVVFNALTFKIFKGEVLEGVVHKVLKHGVFMRCGPIENAYLSNLKMPDYRYVPGENPCFMNAKMSKISKDDRVRFMVIGTKWLEAEREFQALVSLEGDYLGPVSTLDV from the coding sequence ATGTTTCTCAAAGTGCAGCTTGCATGGAATGTCATAATTGCTGCAGAAAACGCCCAACCAGAAAGCCTGATGCTTCAGAGGGCAATAATCATTCGTCTTCTGAGTGACTTTGCTGCAAAGAAGGCTTCGAAAGATCTTGGATACTTTCTTGCAGTCACAGTACTGGAGAGAATTGGCGAAGGAAAAGTTAGACAACACACCGGGGATGTACTCTTCCCTGTTGTCTTCAATGCCCTTACCTTCAAGATTTTCAAGGGTGAGGTTCTAGAAGGTGTGGTCCACAAGGTTCTGAAGCATGGTGTCTTCATGAGATGTGGTCCTATTGAGAATGCCTATCTGTCGAATTTGAAGATGCCGGATTACCGTTATGTTCCTGGTGAGAATCCCTGCTTCATGAATGCCAAAATGTCCAAGATCAGCAAAGATGATAGGGTTCGCTTTATGGTGATTGGTACCAAGTGGCTGGAAGCAGAGAGGGAGTTTCAGGCACTGGTTAGTCTGGAAGGCGACTACCTAGGACCAGTTTCGACTCTTGATGTGTAG